A genomic stretch from Gemmatimonas sp. includes:
- a CDS encoding O-antigen ligase family protein, producing MNGAAAAVAPYPQASRAGAHRPRSPYAGYWTASWIASVLALAFIMIRASEFLGPLQRLKPVLTLSLLLLFMHLSKSGRAAWQSVWSNVTLRLAVAYSVCIGLSVPFSIWRGQSVETMMTVPWALILVALLGLTTPRLTDFDRVIRLAAWIAALFGIALALQGDVVEGSRMTSRGSYDPNDLGALFATMFLFAVGASTRGTTVARLVSALSAVVLLTVMMKTGSRGALIGLAVGLLVFTLAYRPRKFMMILVAIVIIGPLSWPLVPPVTRERAASLFALEDDYNTTSNSGRVYLWKRGVVFALKNPVVGIGAGTFEVQVGEDFREQGTRGAWHTAHNTYVQVFAELGMVGGMLLLALLWRGARNAATLWHWKKKVHRPELLAALAAYGTAIVFLSHGYSYILWGMIGIAAMTEQLLRASASRAPSASGTARAQLAFRNVQPRSGFSAAGASRSVLPQYRER from the coding sequence GTGAACGGCGCAGCCGCCGCAGTCGCGCCGTACCCACAGGCGTCACGGGCCGGAGCCCATCGCCCGCGGTCACCGTACGCGGGCTACTGGACTGCGTCGTGGATCGCCTCGGTGCTCGCGCTCGCGTTCATCATGATCCGGGCATCGGAGTTTCTGGGCCCGCTTCAGCGCTTGAAGCCGGTGTTAACCCTCTCGCTGCTGCTGCTGTTCATGCACCTGTCGAAGTCGGGACGTGCGGCGTGGCAGTCCGTGTGGTCAAACGTGACGTTGAGACTGGCCGTTGCATATTCCGTCTGTATCGGGCTGTCCGTACCGTTCTCAATCTGGAGAGGGCAGTCGGTCGAAACGATGATGACGGTGCCGTGGGCGTTGATTCTCGTTGCGCTGCTCGGTCTCACCACGCCCCGGCTGACGGATTTCGACCGCGTGATACGGCTTGCCGCGTGGATTGCGGCGCTGTTCGGTATTGCACTCGCACTTCAAGGAGACGTGGTCGAGGGCAGTCGTATGACATCACGCGGCAGCTACGACCCCAATGACCTCGGTGCGCTGTTCGCGACCATGTTCCTGTTCGCGGTTGGTGCGAGTACGCGTGGGACGACCGTTGCGAGGTTGGTGTCCGCGCTGTCCGCTGTGGTGCTTCTGACGGTCATGATGAAAACCGGCTCGCGCGGCGCATTGATCGGGCTCGCGGTGGGGCTGCTGGTTTTCACCCTCGCCTACCGGCCCCGCAAGTTCATGATGATCCTGGTGGCGATCGTGATCATCGGCCCGCTGAGTTGGCCGCTCGTTCCGCCCGTGACGCGCGAACGCGCGGCGTCATTATTCGCTCTGGAAGACGACTACAACACCACGAGCAATTCGGGGCGTGTATACCTCTGGAAGCGCGGCGTGGTGTTCGCACTGAAGAACCCCGTCGTCGGGATCGGCGCCGGCACCTTCGAAGTGCAGGTTGGTGAGGATTTCCGCGAGCAAGGCACGCGGGGCGCGTGGCACACGGCCCATAATACCTACGTGCAGGTGTTTGCCGAGCTCGGAATGGTGGGTGGCATGCTGCTGCTGGCACTGCTCTGGCGCGGTGCGCGCAATGCGGCCACGCTCTGGCACTGGAAGAAGAAGGTGCATCGGCCCGAGCTGCTGGCGGCGCTGGCGGCATACGGCACCGCGATCGTATTCCTCTCTCACGGATACAGCTACATCCTCTGGGGGATGATTGGCATTGCGGCGATGACGGAGCAGTTGCTCCGGGCAAGCGCGTCCCGGGCTCCCTCAGCAAGCGGAACCGCGCGGGCGCAGCTCGCATTCCGAAACGTTCAGCCACGAAGTGGTTTCAGCGCAGCAGGCGCATCTCGCTCGGTATTGCCCCAGTATCGTGAGCGATAG
- a CDS encoding NAD-dependent epimerase/dehydratase family protein, producing MSEGKSEDRGFSSADCILVTGGSGFIGTHLCAQLQRMGQRYVILDLHAPSASLQPERFVRGDVRNSLAIDAAIEGCSSVLHLAAAHHDSGISRDTYFGVNEGSTSLLIEVMAARQLRRICFFSSAAVYGEADVSRTETHEPQPSGAYGASKLAAEKLLRSAAANGTIDALIIRPTVTFGPENFANMFSLIRQIDAGLYLQVGESKNIKSLSYVHNLVSFTLYAWARHGSGVEEFNWVETPDLTSSDIARELADALGRRIPPVRLPLQLALLLARPIEVIASLTGKTLPVTRARIRKMAVDQTQFSARKALDSGFSPEVSLRDALRQTVTWYRSTGKDAPRRRLVPPPEIDFAVSVSR from the coding sequence GTGAGCGAGGGTAAGTCCGAAGATCGCGGTTTCTCTTCTGCCGACTGCATTCTCGTCACCGGTGGGTCCGGCTTCATTGGGACGCATCTCTGTGCACAATTGCAGCGGATGGGACAGCGGTACGTTATTCTCGACCTGCATGCGCCGAGCGCTTCGCTGCAGCCCGAGCGGTTCGTACGCGGGGACGTTCGGAATTCACTCGCAATCGACGCGGCGATCGAAGGTTGCTCGTCGGTGCTGCACCTGGCTGCCGCGCACCACGACAGCGGCATCTCGCGCGATACCTATTTTGGAGTGAACGAAGGGTCGACGTCGCTGCTGATCGAGGTGATGGCTGCCCGGCAGCTCCGCCGGATCTGCTTCTTCTCGTCGGCCGCGGTATACGGTGAAGCGGACGTTTCCCGCACCGAAACGCATGAACCGCAGCCCAGCGGCGCGTATGGCGCGAGCAAGCTGGCGGCCGAGAAGTTGTTGCGCAGCGCTGCCGCGAACGGCACGATAGACGCGCTCATCATCAGACCGACGGTAACGTTCGGCCCTGAGAATTTCGCCAACATGTTCTCGCTGATCCGCCAGATTGACGCCGGTCTCTACCTGCAGGTTGGCGAATCGAAGAACATCAAGAGTCTGTCGTACGTGCACAACCTGGTTTCCTTCACGCTGTATGCCTGGGCCAGGCATGGCTCCGGCGTAGAGGAATTCAATTGGGTGGAGACTCCGGACCTCACGAGCAGCGACATTGCTCGAGAACTCGCAGATGCGCTCGGGCGCCGGATTCCACCTGTGCGACTGCCCTTGCAGCTGGCGTTGCTGCTGGCAAGGCCCATCGAGGTGATCGCTTCGTTGACCGGGAAAACACTGCCGGTCACCAGAGCGCGCATTCGGAAGATGGCCGTGGACCAGACTCAGTTCAGTGCTCGCAAAGCGCTCGATTCGGGATTCTCCCCGGAAGTCTCCTTGCGAGATGCCCTGCGGCAGACGGTCACCTGGTATCGCAGCACGGGGAAGGACGCGCCTCGTCGACGCCTCGTTCCTCCCCCAGAGATTGACTTTGCCGTGAGTGTCAGCCGGTGA
- a CDS encoding exosortase C-terminal domain/associated protein EpsI, with the protein MRFLNLFPVVVLGAGVLLISGMREQHAVEPRTPMTKISKAYFGLPSTDLVVPEEERKVAGMTDYVMRSFGPDSAAAFSVYVGYYDRQVQGKSIHSPKNCLPGAGWEIMETARLPLGAASPDATVNRVLLANKGVRALVYYWYQGRGRVESSEYVVKWNLMRDAALYGRTEEALVRIVVPITGRSDADLKQSIAKADELSKTLVPELVAEVRKAMPSSPSEKAS; encoded by the coding sequence ATGCGTTTCCTCAATCTTTTTCCTGTTGTCGTTCTCGGCGCCGGCGTCCTCCTGATCTCCGGTATGCGCGAACAGCATGCAGTCGAGCCTCGGACGCCAATGACCAAGATCTCCAAGGCGTACTTCGGCTTGCCTTCAACTGACCTTGTCGTACCTGAAGAGGAGCGCAAAGTCGCTGGAATGACTGACTACGTTATGCGCTCCTTTGGTCCGGATTCTGCTGCTGCATTCAGCGTGTACGTTGGCTACTACGATCGACAGGTTCAGGGAAAGTCAATTCATTCACCCAAGAACTGCCTACCCGGCGCAGGCTGGGAGATCATGGAGACTGCCCGCCTTCCATTAGGGGCGGCGTCACCTGATGCCACCGTGAATCGGGTACTTCTTGCCAACAAGGGTGTTCGCGCGCTGGTGTACTATTGGTATCAGGGTCGCGGCCGCGTGGAGTCCAGTGAGTACGTGGTAAAGTGGAACTTGATGCGTGATGCGGCTCTCTACGGGCGCACCGAAGAGGCTCTGGTTCGGATCGTGGTCCCGATTACCGGTCGTAGCGATGCGGACCTGAAACAGTCGATTGCCAAGGCCGACGAGCTCAGTAAGACGTTGGTGCCGGAGCTCGTAGCGGAGGTTCGGAAAGCGATGCCCTCCAGCCCTTCTGAGAAGGCCTCGTGA
- a CDS encoding exosortase/archaeosortase family protein, with amino-acid sequence MPRDVLASMKERAPVELASYALTAVMFVLLFAKPATLMFDAWWNDPNSGHGLLLAPLSLYFAWKSGIVEGSKPQRVLGAAILIFAVLFRYAADLAAELFVMRGSMLMALAGLTVWYAGFRQLLHWWLPFTLTALSIPIPEVILNTVALPLQFMASKIGAGLLKWRDIPVMMNGNVIRIPGQELFVAEACSGLRSLTALLSLGVLLGAMFLQKWPTRLLLILVAIPIAIAINGFRIFLTGFLVLFVSPEMGEGFMHTSEGMMMFGAAFVITAGVAWLLGSVEAKVLRRYQSTV; translated from the coding sequence ATGCCTCGCGACGTGCTCGCGTCGATGAAGGAACGCGCCCCCGTGGAGCTCGCATCGTATGCGCTCACGGCGGTGATGTTCGTGCTGCTCTTTGCGAAGCCGGCCACGCTGATGTTCGACGCGTGGTGGAACGACCCCAACTCGGGCCACGGCCTGCTGCTGGCGCCGCTATCGCTGTACTTCGCCTGGAAGAGCGGCATCGTGGAAGGCTCGAAGCCGCAGCGTGTACTTGGTGCGGCGATTCTGATCTTCGCGGTGCTGTTCCGCTATGCGGCCGATCTCGCGGCCGAACTGTTCGTGATGCGCGGCTCGATGCTGATGGCGCTGGCGGGGCTTACGGTGTGGTACGCCGGGTTCAGGCAGCTGCTGCATTGGTGGCTGCCGTTCACGCTCACGGCGCTGTCGATTCCGATCCCGGAAGTGATTCTGAACACGGTGGCGTTGCCGCTGCAGTTCATGGCGTCGAAGATCGGCGCGGGGTTGCTCAAGTGGCGCGATATCCCGGTGATGATGAATGGCAACGTGATTCGTATTCCGGGTCAGGAACTGTTTGTTGCCGAAGCGTGCAGCGGGCTTCGTTCGCTCACAGCATTGCTCAGCCTCGGAGTCTTGCTCGGTGCGATGTTCCTGCAGAAATGGCCAACGCGGTTGCTGCTGATTCTCGTCGCGATTCCGATCGCGATCGCAATCAACGGCTTTCGTATCTTCCTGACCGGATTCTTAGTCTTGTTCGTGAGCCCGGAAATGGGGGAGGGCTTTATGCACACCAGCGAAGGCATGATGATGTTTGGCGCGGCGTTCGTGATAACGGCCGGCGTGGCGTGGCTGCTTGGTTCGGTAGAGGCCAAGGTGCTTCGCCGCTATCAGAGTACCGTCTGA